TATTATACTGACTTTATCAGTAAACCAGCTGTAGCAGGGTTGGTTGCTAGTGGTACGTTGTACACATCACACAAACGCATTAACATAAAAATATCTGGTTCATGTGGATGCTTTTCTAAAGGATCTCTAAAGAAAATCACCATTCCTGTTTTTCCTTCAGCAACTCTTGCTGCAATTTGAGCATCCCCTCCTAAAGGACCAGACAAATATCTATGTACTGTTAAACCTGCAGCTTCTACTTTAGATCCTGTAGTCCCTGTTGAAATCAAGCTAATTCCTTTTGCTTTTAACAATTCTTTATGTTCCATTAAAAACTGAACCATATCAGCTTTTTTACCATCGTGAGCTATAATTGCTATTTCCATAATTCTATTTTTATTAGCTGCAAGATATTAATTTCTATAAAATAAACGGCTACTAAATTTCAGTGATAAAACTGTAAAAAATCAAGTCATAAAAAAACCTCGATTCTTAACAGAATCGAGGTTTAAATACTATATATCTAATCTTCTTATAAAGAAGCAGAGTATTCAATTAAGTCAACAATCTTAGTAGAGTAACCAATTTCGTTATCGTACCAAGAAACAACTTTTACGAAGTTATCGTTTAAAGCGATACCAGCAGATGCATCAAATACAGAAGTACGAGTATCTCCGATGAAATCTTGAGAAACTACAGCGTCTTCAGTATATCCTAAAACTCCAGCCATATTTCCTTCAGAAGCAGCTTTCATTGCAGCACAAATTTCAGCATAAGTTGCAGGCTTTTCTAACTTTACAGTTAAGTCAACAACAGAAACATCCATAGTAGGAACACGGAATGCCATACCAGTTAATTTTCCGTTTAATGCAGGAATTACTTTTCCTACTGCTTTAGCAGCACCTGTAGAAGAAGGAATGATGTTGTGAATTGCAGAACGTCCACCTCTCCAGTCTTTCATAGAAGGACCATCAACAGTTTTTTGAGTTGCAGTTGCAGCGTGTACAGTTGTCATTAACCCTTCAGCAATTCCCCAGTTATCGTTTAATACCTTAGCGATAGGAGATAAACAGTTAGTAGTACAAGAAGCGTTAGAGAAAATAGTTTCATCAGCTTTTAACTCAGTATTGTTAACACCCATTACAAACATTGGTGCATCTGGAGATGGTGCAGATAAAACAACTTTTTTAGCTCCTGCTTCTAAGTGTCCTTGTGCTTTTTCTTTAGTTAAAAAGAATCCTGTAGATTCGATTACATAATCAGCTCCAATTTCATCCCACTTTAAGTCAGCTGGGTTACGCTCAGCAGTAATTCTGATTGTGTTTCCGTTCACCACTAAAGCTCCATCAACAACCTCAACAGTTCCTTTGAATTCTCCGTGAACTGAATCGTACTTTAACATGTAAGCTAAATATTCAACATCTAATAAGTCGTTAATACCAACAACTTGTACGTTTTCTCTTGCTACTGCAGATCTGAATGCAAATCTACCAATTCTACCAAATCCGTTAATTCCGATTTTTACCATGATAATTTAATTATATATTTAATTAATTTGTTTACTTATTTATTTTGTTAGTATTAGATACTTAAAATATCTGCTACTTTTAACAATTCTTTATCGATATCGTGATGTAATTTCACCGCCTTTTCTAAATTAGTCGATGTAATTTTATTATTGTTAATTCCAACCATAAGATTAGATTTTCCTTCTAACAATAATTCAACAGCTCTAACTCCCAAACGACCAGCCAATACTCTATCAAAACAAGAAGGAGAACCTCCTCTTTGCATATGACCTAATACAGATACACGAACATCGTATTCTGGCATGTTTTTCTCTACATAGTCTGCCAATTCAAAAACGCTCTTACCTGTTTTATCACCTTCGGCAACCACAACAATACTAGATGTTTTTCCTGATTTTTTAGAAACATTTAAAGAATCAATTAATCTTTCAATCCCTAAATTTTCTTCTGGAATTAAAATTTCTTCTGCTCCTGCTCCAATTCCTGCATTTAATGCAATAAATCCAGCATCACGTCCCATAACTTCAACAAAGAACAATCTGTTGTGAGATGAAGCTGTATCTCTAATCTTATCAATTACCTCAACAACTGTATTTAAAGCTGTATCATATCCTAAGGTAAATTGAGTTCCATAGATATCGTTATCAATAGTTCCAGGAATTCCAATAACAGGAACTTTATGTTCTTTATTAAAGATCATTCCTCCTGTAAAAGAACCATCACCACCAATAACAACTAAGGCATCTAAATTATTTTCCTTAAAATTCTTATAAGCTTTAGCTCTACCCTCAACAGTTCTAAACTCTTTAGAACGTGCTGATTGTAAAAATGTTCCTCCTCTACTTATTGTATTGCGTACGCTTCTAGAATCTAATGGAATTAAGTCATTATCAATCAAACCTTGATAACCTCTTAATATCCCCATGCATTCAATATTATTGTATATACAAGCTCTTACAACAGCTCTTACCGCAGCATTCATACCAGGTGAATCACCACCAGAAGTCATTACGGCTATTTTAGTTACTTTAGTACTCATATTATTATTTTATAATGCATAAAAGTAGTAATTATTTAGGCTTGATTAATTTTGCCGAGATTTAAATACGAAAACGATATAGACCATTTTAGTATCAAAACATCTTTTTAACAACTACTTATTTTAGATTAAATAACTATTAAATCCTAAGACCAAAGGCTTTTAGGATAAACTCCATCCTCCTTTAACTTTGCTATAGCATTTGTTACCACTGGCTTATCCTCTGCATAAGTAACTCCATACCATTTGGCATCTGATGTTAATACTTTTACCACACCTTTATTAGCATGAATTACATTACTAACTACGGTAGGAATAAAGAATTCACTTTTTAATTCTGCAGATCTTTCTTTCATGAAATCCTCAAAATCATGCTCTAAGGCCTCTAAAAACTTTGGTGTAAACCCCCAAAAATTCATAGAAACTATAGTATCCTTTTTCATGGTTACTAAATTCCCTTCGCTATCCTTTCTTAAGATTTCATCTCCAACTTTTTCAATATGTGTTCTTTCAACTACATCAGTTAACTCATGCTTTTCATTAACATAACACTGTCCTCTAGAAACATATCCATTTTCTGATATTGTTTTATCTAAACTATACCCAACCATACACATATTATGAGAGTCTTTATCTAGTTTTGACAACTCATCAATAATACTTTTAAAAGCTTCTTTGCTATAAAAGTCATCACCATTAATTACAATAAAGTTATCTTTAACAACACCTTTAGTCATTAACAAAGCATGCCCTGTTCCCCATGGTTTTACTCTTTCTGGGTGGATTGGATATCCAGCAGGAACTTTATCAATTTCTTGACACACGTATTCTACTTCTATTTTACCAGCTAATTTTTTATCAAAGATTTCTTTAAATTGATCAATAAAATCTTTTCTAACAATAAACACTACTTTGGTAAAACCTGCTTGTATAGCATCATAGATAGAAAAATCTATAATTGTGTCACCATCTTCAGACATAGTATCCATTTGTTTTAATCCACCGTAACGGCTCCCCATTCCGGCTGCTAATATTACTAAAGTATACGTATTCATTAATTTAATATGTTTTATTAAGGTCGGTAAAAATATGGTTTTTATAGTAAATCTGGTAAGATATAAAACATTTTATCATCTGTTATTTCAAAATCTTCTTCTTCTTTTGGCTTCTCTTTCTTCTTTTCTTTGAGTCCAATTTTCTGAAGCATTTCAGTTAAATTATTAAAATCTATCTGATAACTCAACCCTATTCCCTGTGTGTAACCTTGTTCTTCTTCGGAGTATTGAATTTCATTTTGTCTATTAAAAACCGATGAACGTAAGGACCCATCTTTATTTATTAGAAACTCAACTTTTACCTCTCCAACAACTGCTGTTTGTGTTTTTGTTCCTACAGGAACTCCTAACTTTCCGTTAATTAAAACTCTATCGTTAATCTCTGTTGCAACCCCAATATCTATTTGATCATCGATGGCTAAATCTTCTACACTTGAAGTTTCTCCTGATGTATATCCAAAATTGATATGAAACTTATCTTCATCCTTATTAAAAATTTCAGTTACCGCATTTGATATGATATCTGATGTAGTATTTGTAATTACAGAACTTGTATTGTTGATATTATTTTCATCATAAAAATTCTTTGTAACCAACAAGGAGAAGAATTGTCGCATTTTAGAATTTTCATCAATATTTAACTTAAAATCTAACTCCGAAGAAACTGTAGAACTTGCGTTTGGAATACTAATCATGAATTCTTGCCTAGAGTTAAATAACTCTCCAGTAACTTTAGTAGTTAAATCGACATCTATTTTACGGTTTACGGTTAAGCTTTCTAACAATACTTTAGGATTTGCTTTTACATGATGAATGGCTTCTATATTTAATTCTGCCTTATATGGATCACCATTCCAAGAAACCGTTCCTCCTTTTTTTACTGTAAAAGGTTTGTTTACAAAACCACCATATCTAAAGTTATAAAGTCCTTCATCAACAACTAAATCACCATACATTCTAATATTAAAAAGTTTATCAATATCAATTAACAATCTTCCATCTGTTCTACCTTGTAAAGAGCTACCCGAAACTTGATCTATTACCACCTCACCAAGAGCATCTTTAGTAATATCTAAATTTAAAGTAACGGTAATACCTCCAATTGTACCTGTATTGACAACTTCTGTATCATCACCTGTTTGTGATTCTTTA
Above is a genomic segment from Wenyingzhuangia fucanilytica containing:
- a CDS encoding methylglyoxal synthase, with the translated sequence MEIAIIAHDGKKADMVQFLMEHKELLKAKGISLISTGTTGSKVEAAGLTVHRYLSGPLGGDAQIAARVAEGKTGMVIFFRDPLEKHPHEPDIFMLMRLCDVYNVPLATNPATAGLLIKSV
- the gap gene encoding type I glyceraldehyde-3-phosphate dehydrogenase, whose translation is MVKIGINGFGRIGRFAFRSAVARENVQVVGINDLLDVEYLAYMLKYDSVHGEFKGTVEVVDGALVVNGNTIRITAERNPADLKWDEIGADYVIESTGFFLTKEKAQGHLEAGAKKVVLSAPSPDAPMFVMGVNNTELKADETIFSNASCTTNCLSPIAKVLNDNWGIAEGLMTTVHAATATQKTVDGPSMKDWRGGRSAIHNIIPSSTGAAKAVGKVIPALNGKLTGMAFRVPTMDVSVVDLTVKLEKPATYAEICAAMKAASEGNMAGVLGYTEDAVVSQDFIGDTRTSVFDASAGIALNDNFVKVVSWYDNEIGYSTKIVDLIEYSASL
- a CDS encoding sugar phosphate nucleotidyltransferase, translated to MNTYTLVILAAGMGSRYGGLKQMDTMSEDGDTIIDFSIYDAIQAGFTKVVFIVRKDFIDQFKEIFDKKLAGKIEVEYVCQEIDKVPAGYPIHPERVKPWGTGHALLMTKGVVKDNFIVINGDDFYSKEAFKSIIDELSKLDKDSHNMCMVGYSLDKTISENGYVSRGQCYVNEKHELTDVVERTHIEKVGDEILRKDSEGNLVTMKKDTIVSMNFWGFTPKFLEALEHDFEDFMKERSAELKSEFFIPTVVSNVIHANKGVVKVLTSDAKWYGVTYAEDKPVVTNAIAKLKEDGVYPKSLWS
- the pfkA gene encoding 6-phosphofructokinase, whose protein sequence is MSTKVTKIAVMTSGGDSPGMNAAVRAVVRACIYNNIECMGILRGYQGLIDNDLIPLDSRSVRNTISRGGTFLQSARSKEFRTVEGRAKAYKNFKENNLDALVVIGGDGSFTGGMIFNKEHKVPVIGIPGTIDNDIYGTQFTLGYDTALNTVVEVIDKIRDTASSHNRLFFVEVMGRDAGFIALNAGIGAGAEEILIPEENLGIERLIDSLNVSKKSGKTSSIVVVAEGDKTGKSVFELADYVEKNMPEYDVRVSVLGHMQRGGSPSCFDRVLAGRLGVRAVELLLEGKSNLMVGINNNKITSTNLEKAVKLHHDIDKELLKVADILSI